In Hippoglossus hippoglossus isolate fHipHip1 chromosome 11, fHipHip1.pri, whole genome shotgun sequence, the sequence GAATCGTATACTGGAACAAGTaattcacattgtttttaaagtaaagaacACAAAAGAAGTCCCCAGAAACGTCTTCTTATCCCAACAACTTAACATTCCGTTGTTGTAACAATACAATGTTCATTTTACAGACTTGTTTTATAAGTCGGTGGTTTGTTAGTTTTGGGTGTGAGGGGAGTATTTTCCACTCATCCCTCACCCACTCGAGAGGGTTTTTGGGTATTGATCAGGGTGGTgtcagaagggggggggggggtttgtgtcACAGCCTGATTGTTAGCTCATCGGGACATAGCTAGCTCAGAGGCGGCCACAAAACAACTGCTTCTATTTAACTCGTAAGTGGCGTTTTATGCATTAGAGCTCATTCTGTCGAGTGTGAACAGATGTCGTGAACGGACAGCTGGAGGGACCGCCCCTTTCCGCCTGTCCAATAGTCACTCAGACTCACGGGAGAGCTTTGTGACCTGTGACCAATGGAATCACTGCTAATGAGCACTTACCGTAGCAACTGTGCGAGGGTCTCTCCCGTTGGCTGGACGGAGCCCCGTTCTGCTGCAGCCGTCGGACGGGACACGATCGCCTGCTGTGATTCGCTTACACTGAGCAGCAATGGTggactctgattggctgagggaGGACATGAACTGGAGCCTCTCTTACCGGTAGAGGAGGAGACGTCACCTTTAACTTTCTGCACACCTCTCCATACAGGAaggcttgttgttttttttcccacttttttTAACCCCCACTATATATGAATCTATTATAAAGAAAATTGTGCATAtctgtgtacagtatgtgttaaTAGTGTGCCTAAATGTACTGTCAActctattttcatatttttctttaacctaagaaaaaaaaaaatcaatcagaaTGTCATGATCATTTTACGCAACTGAAAATGACTTTAGGGTGTTTTTTTGCATTATGCTTATCAAACTGTTCCTTGTGAGCAACTGTGCTCAGATCAGTATAACACTAATAAACGGTTACTCAGACTAACTGACCCAGTGTGTCCGGTGTCTTATGTAGCTGCTGTATTTGTTCATGACATCACTCACACGGATGACGTCTCACACTGAGAAGCTGGTGTCTGGTGCCTCCACATCACACCGACCTTAACTGCTTCAAAAAGATTATACCCCTGTTCTCTGCTACTGTATCAAGTCACCCACCAGTACAAACCAGTTAACTGACGCTCGGGGGGGCTTCAACACAGAAGATCTATATATAACACTGCTTATCGCATATCCCCATATTACAAATCAGCGTAGAGGATATAGATAATAGATTTTTCTATTGTCTATATCTCAGGTACCATGAGGTGGTTGGCTCTGTTCAAATTCAGAGCAcattgaaaataatttaatgtcTTATGATACAGacttatttcatttcattcagtcctGACTCATTGTGACTGAAGGAGACTTAAAGCACAAGCACCAAAGTAACAACAGGCGTAAATGAGCCTTTGAAAGTAAAGTAGAAATGTTCCTCAACTGTgactgaaaatgtttctttattcaaatatttagaAACAATATAAATTCACATGATTCAAGCAGccacagcaaaaacaaactaCCGACAGAGAAGAACCTTGAGCTTCAGGACTCTGTCCAAAGGTCCAAGTTATAGCATCTTTGACCGATGCATTTATGGCGCCAGGACTAACACCGTGTGTGCAGGCTCACTGTCAAAACATAGAGCCACACTATTTTACCTGAtaaccttaaaatagcagctcCATAGTTAGTTTGATCGCACACTGATTATGAAGAGAAAGAATGATGCCGCTTTCATTCCCACATCTTGCCAGCGTCCTCCATGTTCGTACATATCACAGGCTTACTTTACTGATCGGTCGAGAGGGCAGGGAAAGGGTCAAGCAGACAGTgctcgccctctgctggatcagaGGGCAAACTACATCCGACTGTCCTGATGAGCTTGGAGACTGTAAAGAGACAGCCCTGATTGAACCGAATTAttcaccatgtgtggctgcagggggcgctgttgctctgtaacagttacatagtgttgcatTAATGAAACAGAGGGAGCATCAGTTACGTTAAACCAAAGTGCAGGATGTGGAAAGTGATCCGCGTCAAACCATTACTGGTGCACAGCTGCCACACTTTCATTAGGCATGTGCAAAACATTTCAATGACGACAAACActttcaaaacaacattttagtCAAATACATGACATCTTCCCATTTTAATTTAGGCAGCTGATAAACTCCAAACCTGCTGGATGCCCTTGGAACAAAAGCCAGCTCGTCACACTTATCTGCACATTTCCGGAAGCAGTGTCTTATTTGTCTCGGTGTCACATGATCATCTTTTCAGTCTGTGTTggtaaatacttttatttatgtacTCGGAGTCCCCACGTCCTTTCTTTGCGCTTTTCCAACCGGGTCAGCGATGATGACGATGCCCCACGCAGCCAAACCTGGGACACAAGCGCAGATGTGTCAGTGATGTTGCACCTGAAATACACAGAGACCCACTCTAACAGGCTTCTTCCACTCACTTGCAGCGAAGGTGATCTGCGCCACGGTGCCCATGGAGGTGGTTCCGCATCGTCGCATCACGTTCCGGGCCTCCATGAACACATAAGCTCCGGCCAGGATCAAACCACCTCCGGAGACGAGCcggcagctccagcagctcctgaacTTCGAGCCGGGCTGAGACGCGGGGGCGGCGGCTCGTCCTGTCGGTTCCTCCGGTGCTGTTGACATTGTGCTGTGCTCAGGTGCTAATGCTAATGTATCCCCTGGTTTAGAACGCGTGGAGACAGTAAACGAGCggggaaacaaacaggaaatacgTCGAGCTTCCTGCTTTTTCAAAAGAGAAATACCTTCAAATGCTCAAAGTATTTAAACACTCACAGGAAAGctcacttttcatttaaagtcCCAGGTTTGGTTCATGCTGGTTGACAGGAAAGGTGAAATCTGTAAAAGTGCTTCCGGGTGATTCACCTCAAGTTTCCTGTcctgtattttcaaaataagagttttGTTTACATCTATTAATGCATGTAGATCataggtcactaacaggcggaccgcggtccgagtccggacccagaagccgtccctACGGACACGGatctacagccaaaacagaaggttatgatttaaaacctgacggggcgcttctatttgtaaccggcgcagcttttgtagtctatacggtagtggtttagcggctgaggaaacgcacagaccaattgcatgcgagttaagccatcccacgtgatactactcagccaatcaagtctgtgcattccaggcggtaaacattgcgactctacagtgcagacagatgagagagttagaggcaagttacacatgaaaagacggtagaaagaaaaagaaagatagcgatacaggtagagaaaacaaagggagagaaccagaggagtgagacggagaaagggagagaaatagACGAaaaaagtgggggagtgggatataagaggggaagaaagtgattctaaaactgttcaattgttaagatgtgttgagatttattatctgtaaaattggttgagacttttgagtcaagatgtgaaacagaaaaagggaaattcaagcttttgctccctttattttatttttctgaagttaaaggggacatagcatgcaaattccactttgttagtgcttctacacgttaatgtgggtatctggcatgtctaccaacccatAAACTCCctaggctacttaaataaatatcacactaaatagttagacattatgatcttccggacctttgcttcaagacattttctctaactggacctctttaaattttagttgaatacccctgatGTAGACGAACTGCTGCTTtagattgtgttttattttggtcacAAGCTACGACCACGTGgatccacacatgcacattaaaCACTATTATACAGCTTGTTATCGCTTTAACCCTCCTGTTGTTCCTGGGTtggattgacccagagtgtgtgtgtgtgtgcgtgtgtgcgcgcgcgcgtgtgcgtgtgtgcgtgcgtgtgatcatacgcaagccctggccggttagggttagggtgacccaaggattgtcattatccaattctcctggggtaattgagaccaatggattgtcatgggaggggtcatttagacccccagagagggcgctgtggtgctctgtggggtcatttagacccacacctggttccaattgaaatcaaggggggtatattagacccacatataagtctcagtgtgccactctctcacggaccatggcacgatgtcacgtcaggagcgtttcaccagagaacaggttgtccaacagctattctcccagcaaccatcctctgaacccgaagaggacgcgaaagagccagaccgagaagcggacggacaaggagatggagaagcagaccgagaagcagacagaaaagcagaccgagaagacagagaggacggagacgatGGCGGcgacgacgacggtgactacgaagacgaagactacgacccagtgggtgatgcttctgcagattattcatccttggaagaagaaggaggacaagaccacggtgacaccaccaccaccaccaccggccTCGTGGAaagagaccttcccgtcaagaaacggggaaataacatggtcctcgagggcatacggccgagaggagggccactgatccttctcctcctcctcctctgctgcggctcaaagcggggtcccccggggccccacgatccacgcaccagtgacctagcctcgacgtcccgcctgttcatcacaccgacggtagagaacatcatcctggaggtgacgaatcgggagggtcgtcgaaaatacggcgacgaatggaaagggatggactagaccgacctgcgcgcctacgtagggctgctgatcttagcgggcgtgtacaggtcccggggcgaggccgccgccagcctgtgggacgccgagagcggccgggcgatatttcgtgccacgatgcccctaaaactcttccacacgtactccagactgctgctcTTCGACGGCCGCGAGAtgagacgcacgagacgagccacggacaaattggcaaccgtgcgagaggtctgggacgcgtgggtgtcgcggctaccgcacctctacaacccggggcccgaagtgaccgtggacgagcaactggttccgttcagagtttagtcttttaaaaaaatatattattatgttatggtatgttatgtagatagcggctgatagtcctcgtcctcatctcatctcctctcatctcttctcctgtttttctccctaggccggtgtcctttccgtcagtacatgcccagcaagccggcgaaatacgggatcaagtcatgggtggcctgcgatgcgaaatcaagctacgcttggaagatgcaagtgtacaccggaaagccgagcggcggacgcccagaacggaaccaggggttgcgggtagtgctcgatgtaacggagggactgcacggtcgtaacgtcacgtgcgacaattacttaacctcctacgaactcgcgcggcagctcctggagaggaagctcaccgtggtcagcacggttcggaagaacaagcccgagctcccgaccgggctgctcgcggtcaagggaagagaggtgttcttatccaagttcgcattcacgcccaccgccactctggtgtcctacataccaaagaaaaacaggaatgtggtgctcctgagcacatggcaccccgaggccgacatcagcgaccgcgaggacgggaaaccggtcatcgtcctggactacaaccgtaacaaaggtggcgtggacaacctagacaaggtgatcggaacgtacagctgcaggaggatgaccgcgcgctggcccctggtgtctttcacaacattctcgccgtctcttcctacaacgccttcgtgatatggagagagatcaacccagactggatgccgggcaagcggaacaagcggagagtgttcctagagcagctgggaaaggctctcgtgactccgttcatcgcacgaagggagcgcatcccctgcacggacgcgtccgccgcggttgtgaaggctgtaaaagccgccgccgcacagagagctcttgactacgacgctcgacctGAGTgcccggcctcctccatagccctagcagcagccccgctcagggagaggaagaggtgtcagatatgtcccaggaaaaaggactgtaaaactcacaccgtgtgtcGCtggtgtaacaaatacatctgcaagggcagctcacttgtctattgccctacgtgtgcgtcctaatgtggggtgggctatgtgagggggccaacagctgggggaagcagggacaacacaagggttaaccAGACAACATGTCAGCTGACTCTGGGGACATTGACCTGACATTTGTCTGTGGTAACTGCTCAGTCTGCTTCACCATCCCAAGGGAGCAGTCATGTGTTTGTCAGTTGCACTTTATGTgggtttttatgttttaacgTCGGCTGCTGGTCAAACCGAGTCCGCTCCTGGATCCTCGTACGTCGCCGCCGTGTACGAGCATCACTTGGTCCTGAACCCGGAGCCTTGGGTTCCACTGTCCCGACCCGAGGCTCTGCGACATGTGGAGAAGAACCTGCAGATCTACGAGGAGCAGAGTGAGAAGGCTGCCCAGCaggtacgtacacacacacacacacacacacacacacacacacacacacacacacacacacacacacacacacacacacacacacacacacacacacacacacacacaaagtaaccACATACGCACAAAGTAACCACATACACACCaaatatctacacacacacacaaagtaaccacacacacgcatagtaaccacaaacacgcacaaagtaaccacatacacaccaaatatctacacacacacaccaaatatctacacacacacacacagttaccaCACAATGATGTCACTgttaccttgacctttggccatTTTTATAAGTTCATCTGAGTCCAAATAAACAATTTTACTGAAAACATGTAGCGTCTGGCCACAGGCCGTCACTGGCATGGACGcacaataaatatcacaatgGTCTCATCCTCCTCTGGTCAGGGGGCCCAGATCCTGGTGTTTCCAGAGGACGGCCTTCACGGTTTCAACTTCAGCCGATCGTCCATCTCTGGTTACCTGGAAACCATTCCTGACCCCCAGCAGGAGAACTGGAATCCCTGCACAGAGCCGGgcagacacaacaacactgagGTGCAGAATCTTAACTTTAATAATtaagcagacattttgacatttttaactgCTGTGATGAGGTCTTCCCCAAGCCTTCACGCCTCACCTCTGCGCTGCTGTTTCGTAGATTCTCCAGAGGCTGAGCTGTATGGCACGTCGATACAACCTCTACCTGGTGGCCAACATGGCTGACCTGCAACCTTGCCCCCTGACGACCAGCCCTTCCTCCCCCTGTCCGTCTGATGGTCACTGGCAGTTCAACACCAATGTGGTTTTCAGGTGCAGTTTTACCTTAAAGCAACAATATGTCACtcttactgagcaacagcgccctctgccaCCACTTAGATATATATTCTGTTTGCGTTTTTCATGTAAATATCATCAATGTGTTGAATGCACAGTACATACACACAgttgacagtgttttgttttatacagGTCTGATGGGCAGCTGGTGGCACGCTACCATAAACACAACCTCTACTTTGAGGAGGCCTTTGACTCACCACCGCAGCCGGAGATCATAACCTTTGAAACACCTTTCGCCGGGACGTTCGGCCTCCTCATCTGCTTTGACATGCTGTTCCAGGAACCCACAGTCACCCTGGTGGAGAGGGTAGAACAATCACACACTAacattttgcttgtgtttggtATTTATCTCCTCTTAGTCTCAACCTCTCTTG encodes:
- the LOC117770880 gene encoding distal membrane-arm assembly complex protein 1-like isoform X1, whose translation is MKSELSWDTLALAPEHSTMSTAPEEPTGRAAAPASQPGSKFRSCWSCRLVSGGGLILAGAYVFMEARNVMRRCGTTSMGTVAQITFAASLAAWGIVIIADPVGKAQRKDVGTPST
- the LOC117770880 gene encoding distal membrane-arm assembly complex protein 1-like isoform X2, yielding MSTAPEEPTGRAAAPASQPGSKFRSCWSCRLVSGGGLILAGAYVFMEARNVMRRCGTTSMGTVAQITFAASLAAWGIVIIADPVGKAQRKDVGTPST